AAGAACCATTGCTCAATCGACACGCTTAAGCTCGGTGTTTGTGCTGATGTACTAGGGTTAGTCCATGCAGTCATTGGAAACCCACCTTCTGGAACACCATGTTGTTCCCTACTAAAGGGACTTGCTAATTTGGAAGCCGCAGTTTGTCTTTGTACTGCCATTAAAGCTAATATCCTTGGGATTAACTTAAATGTGCCTATTTCCCTAAGTGTTCTCCTTAGCGCTTGCCAAAAGGAGCTTCCTAATGGGTTTAAATGTTAATTATTAAGCTCGCATACTCGGGtgatttgattaattaaactATAAGAGATCCAAATTAGTGTGAGTGGGAGTGAAATTTAGCTCATTGTCTCATTTATGTATCACTATGCCTAGCTTATATATAGCTAgggttttttccctttttttttaattattattggtGTTACATAAT
This sequence is a window from Spinacia oleracea cultivar Varoflay chromosome 1, BTI_SOV_V1, whole genome shotgun sequence. Protein-coding genes within it:
- the LOC110788395 gene encoding 14 kDa proline-rich protein DC2.15 produces the protein MANTKLIAAIFILSLVTLSPFCNACCGCPKPPAPPVTPPTPSKNHCSIDTLKLGVCADVLGLVHAVIGNPPSGTPCCSLLKGLANLEAAVCLCTAIKANILGINLNVPISLSVLLSACQKELPNGFKC